The Carassius carassius chromosome 34, fCarCar2.1, whole genome shotgun sequence genome has a segment encoding these proteins:
- the LOC132114651 gene encoding 5-aminolevulinate synthase, erythroid-specific, mitochondrial-like, which translates to MSAFLHHCPFLKSTPGPPLRNMAAYFGLADRCPIIVRQVSVKAQSSEEKGLLLHKEPKRQVVTTATQVALSMSQSCPFVSSKIGLVKASPQVQEDVQPNLENQDTSGLMSSLFSGLQSHQSTGPTHLLQDNFTIPSFNYDDFFTQKIVEKKNDHTYRIFKTVNRFADVFPLAEDYSIPGRLGSQVSVWCSNDYLGMSRHPRVVKAIGESLQKHGAGAGGTRNISGTSNYHVALESELALLHQKDGALVFSSCFVANDSTLFTLAKMLPGCEIYSDMGNHASMIQGIRNSGAKRFIFRHNDASHLEELLSRSDPLTPKIVAFETVHSMDGAICPLEELCDVAHKYGALTFVDEVHAVGLYGAHGAGVGERDNIMHKIDIVSGTLGKAFGCVGGYIASTAALVDNVRSYAAGFIFTTSLPPMVLAGALESVRVLKSPEGQALRRAHQRNVKHMRQLLLDAGLPVVNCPSHIIPIRVGNAAKNSQVCDILLERHNIYVQAINYPTVPRGEELLRLAPSPFHNPIMMNYFVEKLLDVWQEVGLPLNGPAMASCTFCDRPLHFDLMSEWEKSYFGNMEPRYITVAAQ; encoded by the exons ATGTCTGCTTTTCTGCATCACTGCCCATTCTTGAAGTCCACTCCAGGCCCTCCTCTTAGGAATATGGCAGCATACTTTGGCTTGGCTGACCGATGTCCGATCATTGTCCGCCAGGTCTCTGTAAAAGCCCAATCCTCTGAGGAAAAAG GCCTCCTCCTTCATAAGGAGCCAAAGCGACAGGTGGTGACAACAGCCACTCAGGTGGCGCTCTCCATGTCCCAGAGCTGTCCCTTCGTTTCCTCTAAGATTGGACTTGTTAAAGCCAGTCCACAGGTGCAGGAGGATGTCCAGCCCAATCTTGAGAATCAAGACACCTCTG gCTTGATGAGCTCGCTGTTCAGTGGCTTGCAAAGTCATCAGTCTACTGGTCCTACACACCTTCTTCAAGACAACTTTA CCATACCCAGTTTCAACTACGATGACTTCTTCACTCAGAAGATTGTGGAAAAGAAGAACGACCACACCTACCGTATCTTTAAGACGGTGAACCGTTTTGCAGATGTTTTCCCTCTCGCTGAGGACTATTCCATCCCTGGACGCTTGGGCTCCCAGGTGTCTGTATGGTGCAGTAATGATTACTTGGGCATGAGTCGACATCCTCGCGTTGTCAAGGCCATAGG GGAGTCTTTGCAGAAGCATGGTGCAGGAGCAGGTGGCACCCGAAATATCTCTGGGACGAGTAACTATCACGTGGCCCTGGAGAGTGAACTTGCCCTTCTACACCAGAAAGATGGAGCATTAGTCTTTTCTTCCTGCTTTGTGGCCAATGATTCCACCCTCTTTACTTTGGCTAAAATGCTCCCAG GTTGTGAGATCTACTCAGACATGGGTAATCATGCCTCCATGATCCAGGGCATCAGGAACAGTGGAGCCAAACGCTTCATTTTCCGACACAATGATGCCAGTCATCTGGAAGAGCTGCTCAGCCGCTCAGATCCACTCACACCCAAAATCGTGGCTTTTGAGACTGTTCATTCAATGGATG GTGCAATTTGCCCTCTAGAAGAGTTATGTGATGTAGCACATAAATACGGAGCTCTGACTTTTGTGGATGAGGTCCATGCTGTCGGACTGTATGGGGCTCATGGAGCAGGTGTAGGAGAAAGAGACAACATCATGCACAAGATCGATATTGTCTCTGGAACTCTGG GTAAGGCATTTGGCTGTGTGGGTGGTTACATAGCCAGCACTGCTGCCCTGGTGGACAATGTGCGTTCCTACGCCGCCGGTTTTATCTTCACTACCTCCTTGCCTCCCATGGTGCTGGCGGGGGCCCTGGAATCTGTGCGTGTGCTGAAGAGCCCAGAAGGCCAAGCTTTGCGCAGAGCCCATCAGAGAAACGTCAAACACATGAGACAGCTGCTGCTGGACGCTGGACTGCCTGTGGTCAACTGCCCTAGCCACATTATTCCTATACGG GTTGGAAATGCAGCAAAAAACTCTCAGGTGTGTGATATTCTGTTGGAGAGACACAACATCTATGTGCAGGCCATAAATTACCCAACAGTGCCTCGTGGAGAAGAGCTGCTGCGGTTGGCTCCTTCTCCTTTCCACAATCCCATTATGATGAACTACTTTGTAG AGAAACTGTTGGATGTCTGGCAGGAGGTTGGACTGCCGCTGAATGGACCAGCTATGGCCTCCTGCACCTTCTGTGATCGGCCTCTTCATTTTGACCTCATGAGTGAATGGGAGAAGTCCTACTTTGGGAACATGGAACCGAGATACATCACTGTGGCAGCACAGTGA